Below is a window of Sus scrofa isolate TJ Tabasco breed Duroc chromosome 10, Sscrofa11.1, whole genome shotgun sequence DNA.
tttaggggtgtacctgcagcatatggaggttcccaggctagggtttgaatcgtaGCTATAActgcgggcctgcaccacagccacagcaatgccagatttgagtcctgtctgcgacctaaaccacagctcagctcacggcaacaccagatccttaacctactgagtgggtccagggatcgaacccgcaacctcacggttactagttggattcgtttccatcgagccacagtgggaactcccacataggCAGATCGTGAGAATATTATGtgaagtgaaaaaagccagacacaaaaggacaaacattatGTAATTCCggttatataaaatatctacGATAGACAAATTCGTAGACACAGAAGGTATATTAGAAATTGTGGGGGGCTGGGAAAAGAGGGGAATGGGATGGAGTTTATTGCTTGATGGGCACaaagtttctgtttggggtgatgaaaaggtTTTGGAAGTGGTAATGATGGTTGCAGAACGTTACTAAAATACTTAATGCTGCTGAAttatgcacttaaaaatggttaaaatcatGTATTTTTCACATCCATTCTCTATTGTTGGATATCTGGGTTGTTTCAACATTTTGGCACTgagaatactgctgctatgaccGCCAGTGTGCAAGTCTCTGTTtgagttcttttgggtatatacttaAGACTATGCCaggtattttatgttttatatgctttttagggctgcacctgaggcacatggaggttcccaggctaggggttgaatcagagctgtagcccctggcctacaccacagtcacagcaacgccagatctgagctgcatctgtgacccacatcacagctcagggcagccgtggatccttaacccgctgagcgagaccagggattgaacccgcatcctcatggatactagtcagatgtgcttccgctgacccacaatggaaactccctgttatatatattttaacacaataaaaaaatgaaagagaaagaggctgCCATGTgagagcctttttctttttctaattttttttatgggGATTTGAGAATGGCTGGGAGGGCAGCCGGATTAGGAAGGAACTTGCCTGCCTTGCTGAAGAGTTAGGGTTTTAATATGAAAGCAGGAACCAGGGGGGATTTTTCTGGAAAAGGTGGGAGTGGATTGGACAAAGTGTGGGTGCCCTGTGAGCAACGTCTCGGTACTTCCATCAGCAGGAGCGCCCCCTTGTGGCAGGCATCatgcttcctcttcttcctgtgaGAGAGATTCCTATCGTCTCCTTTGGGCAAGTTTATGAAAGAGACCAGACTTTCTGGCAATTGAGATGAATGTATAATGAAGTTCTCTGATGTCTGTGCCATCGCAGAGGTCAAAATATTCTGCAGATGTTATATCCGATGCTTGAGTGATTGCTAAACACTTTGAAACGAATTGACAGCCTCCGTCTTGCTGTGCTGACACACTGAAGTTtaggatagacagacagacacacacacaaactcacacacacCGTGCTTGCAGCGAGGCAATCAAAGATAACGGTGCCTCACTGAAGCTCCCGCAGAGCCTGGCTGCCTGTCATGGGGGTCCACGCATAACCTGTGTTTTGAAAATGGCAGATTCTGGCTTGTGATCAACAAGGAGGGGAACATGGTTACGGCTCGACAGGAACCCCGCCTGGTCCTAATTTCCCCGACCTGTGAGGGCGACACCCTGACGCTCAGCGCCGCCTACACAGAAGACCTGCAGCTGCCCATCAAGGCACCCACCACAAATGCAGTGCACAACTGCAGGTAAGCAAAGCATAGAGCTTAACCCTTGCATAAGGATTTATTCATGCGGCTTTGAGAACGTGCGAAGGGTGGAGGGGACCCCAAGAAACGTTATCAGTTAACTATTGATTGCAGATGAGCCATATGCAGGGTCAAGTCCTCAGCACCACGACCCCTCAGAGAAGGTGGGAAAAGGGAACAGCTTCAGAAACGTATGTTGATGTGGGGCAGAGAAACATAAAAACGTCTGATGTAGAAAAATCATGGGaacacggagttcccactgtggcgcagtggttaacgaatctgactaggaaccatgaggttgtgggttcgatccctgacctccctcagtgggttaaggatccagtgttgctgtgagctgtggtgtaagttgcagacgctgcttggatccggcattgctgtggctgtggcataggccgacggctacagctccgattcgacccctagcctaggaacctccatatgccatggctgcggccctagaagaggcaaaaaagacaaaaaaaaaaaaagaaagaaagaaagaaaatcatgggaaCAAAAGCCTCTTGACAGGTGGGCAACAGAAAAATAACACCCCCAAGGGATAAAGGACACAGATGGGGTGGGAGTGATGGGGAGGGGGCCCTGGAAGAGGAGAGGCCAAATCCATGTATTATTACCTTAGGATCATGTCTCTGTTGCCTGGAAAGACTGGGACCTTCCAAATCTGAGTCATGAAAGGAGTGGCTATGTGACCCTTGATATTTAGTTCTAAGGAAGGGAAGCTCCAAAACAGAAAAGAGTAGCTGCAGCCAGAAGAGTGATCCAAGCCCCAGGGTCCCTGTCATAGTGGGTGGAGAGCCAGCCAGGAGTCTTCTCTGTACAGAGTCTTTCCTCAACTTCAGAAGGGCAGCAAGGGAGAAAGTTTCCCAGGAAAACCAGCCATGCTGGTAAGAAATCCTGTCTGGAgttgatttttgaattttatcatgGAAAAGTTAAAATATGGTCTAATTATACTTTTGTCACagtttctgcatttttcttttttcgttttaggACTgtccctgcaacatatggaagttctcaggctaggcgtccaatcggagctgcagctgctggcctacaccacggccacagcaacaccggatgtgagcctcgtctgcgacctacaccacagctcacggcaatgccggatccttaatccactgagtgaggccagggaacgaacccacattctcatggatcctagttggatttgttaaccactaagccacaaaaggaactcctcacatattttctttctgtctctatgtctAATACTTTTAAAACCAAATGGAAATAGTACCAAAAACCAGTTCTGAATATGCTTTATATACTTGAGTGGatatgttgagtattttttcagattcctaaGAAATCTTCAAAAACACCATTTTCATGTAGGCATAATATTTCATTCCGTGGGTATCCTCGAAGGCATTTTAACTTGTCCCCAAGATTAAACACTTggattgttttcatattttttccaggTACGAAGAAGAATGTGATGAATAACTTGACATAAATCTTTGTCATAGctcttattatttctttagagAAAACATCTTAGCGGTGGTTTTACCAACAAGCCTACATTTCCTCTAGACATTTGATATATGTTGCTAAATCGTTTTGCAGAATGGTTATTGCAGCTGTATATTCCCAGCAGTTTATAAGCATGTTTGTCTCATTACATTCTGATGAttatgttcaaaaatattttgtcatttttttgggggggaaaggTAATGTCTTattgatttaatttgcatttctgattgTCTGaggcaaactttttctttttctttttttttttttttttaggaccacacccatagtgcatagacattcccaggctaggggctgaattggggctgaattggagctgtatccgccagcctccaccacagccacagccacgcgggatcacagccacatctgtgacctacatcatagctcagagtaatgtgaatccttaaccctctgagtgaggtcagggattgaacctgtgtcctcatggatgctagtcaggttggttactgctgagccacagcaggaactcccgaggCAAACTTTTGAATACACCTATTGCTGTGTGTATTTCGTGTTTCACCATAGCCTGGTTCCTGATTGGTCTGCCATGGTTAGATATTTACCCACACTTTCTTGtggttaactttttttccatttaattactGGTTCAGTTGGAATTGTGGGGACAATTTTTGCATGGCCCCTTACCAGCTTTCGGTCATGCCCCAAGGACTACGCAAGGGCagaaattgcaggagttcctatcgtggctcagcggaattgaatctgactagtaattgtgaggacacaggtgccatccctggcctcgctcagtgggtcaaggatcccgcgttgccatgagctgtggtgtaggtcgcagatgtggcttggatctggcgtggctgtggctgtggtgtaggccagcaactgtagctccgatttgacccctagcctgcgaacctccatatgccgcaggggcgtccctgaaaagacagagagaaagaaaaaagaaattgtgaaataAGAAGGCTCAGAAGTGCAGCGGTCGTTCACAGACCCTTAGGGTAAAGATGCCAAGAACACCTTGGGCTCAGGTTTCCTTTGATGACCGAGGCCATCCTCTTGTGCAGGAGCCTTAACTTCAGCCACAGTTGCCTGAAGATTTCTGATGAGTTTGGGGTCCCGAGTTCACCTTCCACAGGTCGAAATAGTAGCCGGTACACCTGTTTGCACAGCCGAGGCTGTTCCTTGATTTTCTCATGAGCCCCGCCAGCCGTGGGAGGCAGAACTAGGGCTTTTCTGTGGGTTATTCAGGCAAATTCAGCTTCAGATTGTGCCTGTACGATCTTTGTTACAGGTTTCAGGGACacttggattatttttctttgcttggaTTCTTGGGACAGAGCGTCAGTGGAATGCCGGGGACAAGCACACAGCTGAGGCTACTCAGAGCACAAGAgaaatgggggcgggggtgggggggagaaaacaaagagcaaaattcTGCTCATGGAAAGCCCTGGAGTTCTGGCGTTAATGAACTTGAACTCCAAGACCTGCCCAGAGAGGCTGCAATGGAAAGAAGTGTTCGAGGAAGAGGACAGACATGTAAAAAACTTTTGTCACAACCCAAGATAGAGGCAGATGCTTTAACCAAGTAGAGGTAGTTCTTGTCGGGATCCTTTgacgctcagcaggttaagaacctggggtgtcactgctgcggctgtgtTTGACACTATGTTGTGCATTTTCGGTGTATACCGTGCTGAAAGTCGATTcgatctcaataaaactgggaggagaaaaggaagttgcTAAGAGTGTAAATCTTAAATGTtgtcaccacaaaaaagaaacggTAATTACATGGGTGATGGACGTGTTAGTGCAGTACACACCCGCATCAAACAAGGTGTATGCCTTAAACCGACATGCTgtcggagctcccgtcgtggctcagtggttaacgaatccgactaggaaccatgaggttgcaggttcgatccctggccttgctcagtgggttaatgatctggcgtggccgtgagctgtggtgtaggttgcagatgaggctcggatcctgagttgccacagctctggtgtaggcctgcagctacagctccgattagacccctagcctgggaacctccatatgccatgagtgtggccctaaaaagacaaaaaaaaaaaccccaaaaccaaaaagctTACACAGTGTtgtattgtatgtcaattacatgtCAAGAAAGCCAGGGAAAAAGatagagaaatatatatgtatatatttttataaagatgtaTGAATAGTCTTAATCTactttataatataataaatatgtgaTTAGAGGATAGAGGGTTTTGATTAAATATTTGACTTGTGAAGTAATTATACAACGATAACTTgaaaaaactggggaaaaaatagaGTCATTCCTGCTCTCTACTGAGCAGATCTCAAACCTAAGAACTGTTTTGGGGACTCTGAATAGATTGTCTCTAATCCTTATAAGATTTTTGTGATCTTTTTACCCCCCTTTTATAGACGACCAAACTGAGGTGCAAGAAGAGAAGTAACCCCTAGGTCACCGAGCTAGTGAGTCGTTTCTGGAACCAGGGAGCCCGCCCTCCCCTGGACTCACTCTTTCTCAAACTCCGGGTGTTTGCAGACCACGGCCATGATTTATGTGCCGTTATAAACCGCCCCTAGTCTTATTTACTTAATGatgccctgccccgcccccccgaCATTGATTCAGGTTGTAAAAAACCTTAGAGACATTTATTTCCAAAGGAAACCTTGTGTGGACGCCTATGTAGTTTAGTGGGTCTAGAAGGTACCTGAAACAATAAACGTGCTGCAAATAACATGTTACCTCATTCTAGCTGGAAACCATCACCTAGAGAGGTCTCTGTACCTCAGGTCTGTTCTTCCTGTTTTCAAAAAGAGgttagtagggagttcccatcgtggctcagtggaaacgaacccgattaggatccaggaggacatggattcaacccctggcctcactctgggttgaggatctggggctgctgtgagctgtggtgtgggtcgcagatgaggcttggatcccgagttgctgtggctgtggtgtaggccggcagctgcagctcagattggacccatagcctgggaatctccatatgctgccctaaaaaaaaaggcacacacacaaaaaagaggtTATTAGGATGTGTTGCTAAAAGTTAAAAACTGTTGACACtatgtgatgcagcggaaacgcatctgactaggaaccatgaggttgcgggttcgatccctggccttgctcagtgggttaatatctggtgttgctgtggctgtggtgtaggccagcagcagtagctccgattaaacccctagccggggaaactccatatgccgagggtgaggccctgaaaagataaaagacaaaaaacaaaaaacaaaacaaaacaaacaaacaaaaccgttCACATTAAATGGAACAGAATCACTTTCTTTCCATGCAATTTGTCATTATTTCATGTTCCAGCCGGGCGACAACCCCCAGTAATCATAAGCACCCACAGGGGTGAGCGGTCCTGCACTTAAGAAACACTGGCCCCTCCTAAGCgtttctttcctgtttttgtcTGTGAAACACACCCAGCTTCCAAATAGTCTTGCACACTGCGTGTCAGGAAGGGCAGACTTCAAATCCTACAGAATTATTACTAGCGATCAAATCAATTTAGATTACTATTGActataactttaatttttaaatttttttctttttcacatataattttattttttaattatagttgatttacagtgttgtgtcaattgaTGATGTTCAGcctagtgatccagtcatatatatatacatttattaaaaaatatatgtataaacattttttttccttttttttttagggctgcacctgcggcatatggagcttcccaggctatgggtccaatcagagccctagctaccggcctacaccacagccacagcaacaccagatccaagccacatctatgatctacaccacagctagtgtcaacactggatcctcaagccactgtgcaagaccaggaattgaaccccgcatcctcacagacactatggcaggctcctaacccactgaaccacaatgggaactcccattctctttcttacactgtcttccatcgtggtctatcccaagagactggatagagttccctgcgctgtacagcaggacctcattgcttatccattctaaatgtcatagtttgcatctacaaataccaaactcccatccctcccactccctccccctcccccttggcaaccacaagtctctttatgtctgtgagtctgcttctgtcttgtaggtaggatcatttgtgccatattttagattccacatgtaactgataTCGTATggtaatttttagattttatcaaacattttcgCATGCATGACTGCATCTCATTTTACTGTCAGTACACTGGCAAAAAGTAGAACCAGGCCCATTAATAAAGATTTCTGGTTGCTGTCCCGTTGGGTGGACCAGACCTTGCGGCAATCATCATTTTACTTTATACTAATGTGTCAGGTTTCTTCTGGAGCGTTCAGTCTCTTTTCAAACACATGATCTTATTTTGTCCTGCCTGCATTCCTTCCAAGCAAGCAGGGCCAGGCGTGCGTCACTctgttttataaaatagataagcagcggAGATTactgcacaacacagggaatgaTTCCGGCTAccttataataatttataatggaatGTAATCTGCGAAAATACTGAAtcatgccaagggtatggccctaaaaaaaggcaaaaaaaaaaaaaatactgaatcaccatgctgtacacctgcaactaacaaaatattgtacCTCAActatacttatttattcatttatttttgtctttttgccttttctagggccgctcccacggcatatggaggttcccaggctaggggtcgaatcggagctgtggccgccagcctacaccacaggatccaagctgcttcttcgacctacaccccagctcacggcaatgccagcttaacccactgagcaagaccagggattgaacctgcaacctcatggttcctagtgggattcgttaaccactgagccacgacgggaacgcctatacGTCTACTTTCAAGAAATGGGGAAAACAAGGCTAGAAATTGTGTCTTTGTTGGGGCTTCCGTGTGGTTCAGTGGCAGGGCCAGGCTAAAGTGCTCTGTCTTGGTCATGAGGGACTTATGGGGACATCACAGCGTGGGGCAGACCTTGGATGTGTGTGGGACGTGGTGGGGGGTCCAGACGTTCAAAGCCACGCCTGTTCTTTGCTCCTGCCCCCCCGCAGAGTGCAGGGCCTGCAGatccagggcagggactgtggcGAGGCCGCGGCCCAGTGGATAACGAGCTTCCTGAAGACGCAGCCCTACCGCCTGGTGCATTTTGAGCCCCACATGTCACCCAGAAATTCTCACCAGATAGAGCACTTGTTCCGGCCCACAGACCAGGTCAGAGGAGCCTCCCTTGCTTTGGCCCTTGCCCTTGGGACCAGAAAGCATGGCCCTGGTGAACGCTGATTTGCAGGttgcataaaaaataaatatccgtGGAATCAGTGAATATTTTTTATACACATAATGAGGTCATCAAACCCAACTACCTCATTAAACACGTGAGAATTTGGAAAATGAGAGAAAGGCAGCTCTAAGATTCCAGACCAGATTCACCTCTCTCCTTCATGGGATTCCTGTTATCCGCAAGGCTATTTAAAGTCCCCGAATCCCTGTGACTTTTCTAGAAAAAGAACTAGAGGAATACTTACAAAGATGGTGtttggaggggagggatgggggaggaaggtTCTAGAAACTAGACCCAGGTAACCTCTGAGAAATACCTCGGTGTGCCTCATGCTGTAACAATTCCTATTTTCTCATCAGGTTGCCTACTCCGATGCCAGCCCGTTCTTGATCCTTTCGGAGGCGTCGCTGGCGGATCTGAACTCCCGGCTAGAGAAAAAGGTGAAAGCAGCCAACTTCAGGCCCAATATCGTCATTTCAGGATGCGATGCCTACGCGGAGGTAACGCTCTGCCCTCCTTGCCCTTTTtcttggatttaatttttttttttttttttttttaagacatgagagtttgatgttaCTGACGACGGGGCGGTGAGGTGTGGGCTTTGGCTTGTGAGCTGtgggaatttatttctcacagttctggaggctgggaagtccagggTCAAGGCCCTCGCAGGTGTGTGCAGGTGTCTGGCTTTGAGGACTTGCTTCCTGGCCCGGAGACGGCTGTCTCGGCTCGGTGACCTCGGGTGGAGCTGTCGGGCGTCCCTTCTGAAAGGACCCCTGGTCCCGTTCCCAAGGGGCCCCACCCTCGTCCCCGCATCAGGCCCCTCCTGTTCCATCCCGCTGAGGGGCAGGTTTCAGCTCCACGTGTTGGGAGGACACGAACCCTCAGCCTGTAGCAACCTCTGTCTCTGTTCAAGCCCTGGTCTGCGTGTGGCAAAACCTTCTGCGCCGGCGGATCCCCAGACTCCGTCTTCCCGCTGAACTCTCGCTCCTTCTTCTCCAGATGCCCCCGGGCTCTCTCCCCTTGGGCACCGAGGCCCCGCTCCCACCCCAAGGCCGCTCTGCCCAGCCTTGCCCATCTCGGTGGACCGCAGCTCGGACTTGTAGTAGCTCAGCTTCCAAGCGGAACCACTGTCTGTTCTTCTCCCCCTTGACGCCACATTCAGACAATAAACCAGCCTTGGGGCTGCTGTCCTCCGCCACCTCCTCCTGGGCCAAGTCCCCGCCCCTCTCACAGGGTTTGTGGCAAGAGCGTCTCTTCCCTGGTCTCCCCTGGACTGCCCCTCCTCCCACCGTATCACCTCCCAGGTCAAGGTCATCCTGGAAGTGTAACCCCATCATGCCctccttcttctccacacccGCTGGGCACTCCATCTCTCTTCAAGCAAAAAGTGGGATCCTCAGAAAGGCTGGCAGGGCCCTGTGTGGGGCCAGCCCTTCCGGCTCCAGGCTTCATTTGCTGTTACTCcgccctctttctctctctgctccttcccacctcaggacctttgcacttgctgggGCCTCTGCCCCAACCACATCTGCTCCCTTTCTATTCTCAGCCATCAACTGGATCACCTTTATTCGCTCAAGTCTGGACCACTGAGTGGTCCTGGATGTTGCCACAGCCAAGCCTCCCGGAGCACCCCAGTGACCTCTTCTACCCTAAAGTTTTGTGACAGCCAGTGTTACTGCCTTGCCCCAGCACCTCCAGTGCCTCCCCGGGTCTCAAAAGTCCCAGGCTGCCCCCTCTCCCGTTCGGATCCCTTCAGAATCGGGCCGCGGTTTGTCCCCCCGCCTCGACTTCCAATAGAGGCAACGGGGGGacaaattttaattgatttatctGTGATCCAAGCCCCTGATCTATGCTCATCTGTCTCCACGTCACTCACATCTTACCCTAGCCCCACTTAGAGCCCCCTGGCCTTCTTTAAAAGCCACCTCCCCTGAGAAGTCTGCTCTGATTGCCAGACCTGGAAGAATGGCCTCTCTTCTCCAAAGCCGCATCATCCTGTGTCTGCGTCTCTCCGTACCTGGCTGGCCCTGTCTCAGTTTCCTGTCATCTCAAGGGAACACATTCTAGGAAGATGGCGAGGGGCCCTTCTCCACTTGGTTCCGGGCCGCAGGGTGCATTCAGCATTCATCGTTTGCTCTTTTCCCTCCAGTTTGCCAAACACATCCTTTCCTGATGGTgggctttttaatttatttatctgtgaTCCAAGCCCCAAGTTTTTATTGCACATAACAAAGGAGTTCGGTCAATATTTTCTTAATCATCAATAAATTAATTTCTTGACCAGAACCCTCATTTCGCTGCTTttggatcttttatttatttatttattttgtgaccGCAGTGCCTTCTGGTGGAGAGATGTGCACAGCACAGTCTCGACTGCTCTGATCGGAGGTGCCCA
It encodes the following:
- the MARC1 gene encoding mitochondrial amidoxime-reducing component 1 isoform X5, translating into MGAAGSSPLVRLRLRLPALLRPGLGLAALGLAAAALGAVAWSRARPRRRRRRRRLQQVGTVSQLWIYPVKSCKGVPVSEAECTALGLRRGHLRDRFWLVINKEGNMVTARQEPRLVLISPTCEGDTLTLSAAYTEDLQLPIKAPTTNAVHNCRVQGLQIQGRDCGEAAAQWITSFLKTQPYRLVHFEPHMSPRNSHQIEHLFRPTDQVAYSDASPFLILSEASLADLNSRLEKKVKAANFRPNIVISGCDAYAEDSWDEILIGDVELKRVMACYSYRLCDPSEEKLYGKSPFFGQYFVLENPGTIQVGDPVYLLGQE
- the MARC1 gene encoding mitochondrial amidoxime-reducing component 1 isoform X6, yielding MGAAGSSPLVRLRLRLPALLRPGLGLAALGLAAAALGAVAWSRARPRRRRRRRRLQQVGTVSQLWIYPVKSCKGVPVSEAECTALGLRRGHLRDRFWLVINKEGNMVTARQEPRLVLISPTCEGDTLTLSAAYTEDLQLPIKAPTTNAVHNCRVQGLQIQGRDCGEAAAQWITSFLKTQPYRLVHFEPHMSPRNSHQIEHLFRPTDQVAYSDASPFLILSEASLADLNSRLEKKVKAANFRPNIVISGCDAYAEDSWDEILIGDVELKRVMACYRCVLTTVDPDTGIMSRKEPLETLRSL